A segment of the Sphingobacterium oryzagri genome:
ATAAGCGTTAATCACCGGATTAGTTTCGAGTGCGCCTTTTTTCTCAAACAAACTTTGGAAAGCCAGTTCCTCAATATAACTGGTAAAACCCTCGTCAAACCATTCGTCTACTGTTTCATTGATGCCAAAAAGATGCTGATACCAGGAGTGCGCCGCTTCGTGAAAGATTACGCCCACCAAGCTTTTGATATTGCGGCCGCCTGTTATGAGTGTTGCGGTGCCATACTCCATGCCACCATCACCGCCCTGTACGATGCTATACGTCGGCCAGGGATAAGCGCCAAAATGTGCCGAGGTATAATCAAAAAACTCCGTCGCCAACCCTAAAGCAGTTTTCCAATTGTCGCGTACATCTTGACTCGTTGGCAGGAAAACTGTGTAGAGCGTCACGCCGCCCTTGCTTTTGGCTGAGTCTACCACAAATTTTGGATCAGCTGCCCAAACGAAATCATGAATATTTTGCGCTTTAAAATTCCAGGTCGCTTTTCCTTTTTTAGAAAGAACTTTCGCCTGCGCTGTATAACCTTTCACCTGTTGCGGATTATGCAATTTGCCCGAAGCACCGATTACATAATCTTTATTTATATGGATGGTTACATCAAAATTGCCAAATGGCGCGATAAACTCGCGCGCAACATACTCGTCAAGATGCCATCCAAAATCATCAAAATGCGCCATCTTCGGATACCATTGCGCCATAGATAGCGCGACGCCTTCCTTCGAGTTTCGACCACTCCGACGTATTTGTTCCGGCACTTGTGCTGTCCATTGCAGCTCAAAATTGGCTGTTTCGTCAGTTTGTATCGCTTTCGGTAAGGTTACTTCCAAGATAGTACCATCCACTTTAAAGTCGGCTGGTTGGCCATTGACCTTTAACGAGGTGATTTTTTGATAACCGATTTGTTCGGGCGTCAAGGCAGCTATACGACTTTGGTATTTTGGATTCTCTTTAGTGCCGAGATTGGTCGCCATGCGCGGGTCAGGATCAGCAATATTGGCCAGCCTAAAATCCATCATGCTTCCAGGTTGGAAAGCGTTGAAATAAAGATGAAAATACACCTTCGGCAAAGCC
Coding sequences within it:
- a CDS encoding M1 family metallopeptidase, with amino-acid sequence MKQLTSLVFLLLFHLFGFAQRAGYWQQAVDYKMDIDVDEKNYQYQGNMQLKYTNHANQALPKVYFHLYFNAFQPGSMMDFRLANIADPDPRMATNLGTKENPKYQSRIAALTPEQIGYQKITSLKVNGQPADFKVDGTILEVTLPKAIQTDETANFELQWTAQVPEQIRRSGRNSKEGVALSMAQWYPKMAHFDDFGWHLDEYVAREFIAPFGNFDVTIHINKDYVIGASGKLHNPQQVKGYTAQAKVLSKKGKATWNFKAQNIHDFVWAADPKFVVDSAKSKGGVTLYTVFLPTSQDVRDNWKTALGLATEFFDYTSAHFGAYPWPTYSIVQGGDGGMEYGTATLITGGRNIKSLVGVIFHEAAHSWYQHLFGINETVDEWFDEGFTSYIEELAFQSLFEKKGALETNPVINAYRAYYKLALSGKEEPMSLLADYYNTNYAYSNEAYNKGQVLAEQLGYIIGKENLDKTFLKFYEIWKFKHPTPNDFKRVAEEVSGINLKWYFNLFINTTRTIDYAITTVNANEIVLTNKSNFAMPIDVLVEYEDGTKELFYIPLREMRGEKPAENFTMYHDVKRTTLEDWFWTKPTYTISLAKKAAKVTIDPTQRLADIESSNNTYTP